The proteins below are encoded in one region of Erinaceus europaeus chromosome 15, mEriEur2.1, whole genome shotgun sequence:
- the YPEL3 gene encoding protein yippee-like 3 isoform X1, translated as MITFRGASCHLQAYLDDCHRRYSCAHCRAHLANHDDLISKSFQGSQGRAYLFNSVVNVGCGPAEERVLLTGLHAVADIHCENCKTTLGWKYEQAFESSQKYKEGKYIIELNHMIKDNGWD; from the exons ATGATCACTTTCAGGGGGGCCTCCTGCCATCTCCAG GCCTACCTGGATGACTGTCATCGGAGGTATAGCTGTGCCCACTGCCGTGCTCACCTGGCCAACCACGACGACCTCATCTCCAAG TCCTTCCAGGGCAGTCAGGGGCGTGCCTACCTCTTCAACTCTGT GGTGAACGTGGGCTGCGGACCAGCCGAGGAGCGGGTGCTGCTCACGGGCCTCCATGCCGTCGCCGACATCCACTGTGAGAACTGCAAGACCACTTTGGGATGGAAATAT GAACAGGCCTTCGAGAGCAGCCAGAAGTACAAAGAGGGGAAGTACATCATTGAACTCAACCACATGATCAAAGACAATGGCTGGGACTGA
- the YPEL3 gene encoding protein yippee-like 3 isoform X2, which yields MVRISKPKTFQAYLDDCHRRYSCAHCRAHLANHDDLISKSFQGSQGRAYLFNSVVNVGCGPAEERVLLTGLHAVADIHCENCKTTLGWKYEQAFESSQKYKEGKYIIELNHMIKDNGWD from the exons ATGGTGCGGATCTCAAAGCCCAAGACGTTTCAGGCCTACCTGGATGACTGTCATCGGAGGTATAGCTGTGCCCACTGCCGTGCTCACCTGGCCAACCACGACGACCTCATCTCCAAG TCCTTCCAGGGCAGTCAGGGGCGTGCCTACCTCTTCAACTCTGT GGTGAACGTGGGCTGCGGACCAGCCGAGGAGCGGGTGCTGCTCACGGGCCTCCATGCCGTCGCCGACATCCACTGTGAGAACTGCAAGACCACTTTGGGATGGAAATAT GAACAGGCCTTCGAGAGCAGCCAGAAGTACAAAGAGGGGAAGTACATCATTGAACTCAACCACATGATCAAAGACAATGGCTGGGACTGA
- the TBX6 gene encoding T-box transcription factor TBX6: MYHPRDLYSSLGPGYRLGPPQPGADPSFPPALAEGYHHYPGEQGDPLLRRGWVSCGPRLAPHSPPPPDLDPPKLDCYLPGGIEAASRTLAAPPPLPPLPPALGTESAPPAPETLHSLPGVSLSLENRELWKEFNSVGTEMIITKAGRRMFPACRVSVTGLDPEVRYLFLLDVVPVDGARYRWQGRRWEPSGKAEPRLPDRVYIHPDSPATGAHWMRQPVSFHRVKLTNSTLDPHGHLILHSMHKYQPRIHLVRAAQLCSQHWGGVASFRFPETTFISVTAYQNPRITQLKIAANPFAKGFRENGRNCKRERDARVKRRLRGPEPVAAEAYGSGEAPGGPCDSTLGGDIHESEPEQAPVAREAVPAPLCGGPSAEAYLLHPAAFHGASGHLPTRQVSKSTGLFWGGWGAGLPHSCSNTSFHFRNPSFSEAPDSGRPAPYSAAFLELQSGPGGSGYPTAAPPAPFASHFLQGSPFPIPYPGPGGYLDVGSKPMY, translated from the exons ATGTACCATCCCAGAGATCTGTACTCCTCCCTGGGGCCCGGCTACCGCCTGGGGCCCCCCCAACCCGGGGcagaccccagcttcccaccagcCCTGGCAGAGGGTTACCACCACTACCCTGGGGAGCAGGGAGACCCACTCCTGCGTAGGGGTTGGGTGAGTTGTGGCCCCCGGCTAGCCCCTCATTCTCCCCCACCTCCAGATCTGGACCCTCCCAAACTGGATTGCTACCTCCCCGGGGGCATCGAGGCTGCTTCCCGCACCCTGGCTGCTCCCCCACCTCTGCCCCcactgcccccagccctgggcaccGAGTCGGCGCCCCCAGCCCCGGAGACCTTGCACTCGCTCCCGGGAGTCAGCCTGAGCCTGGAGAACCGGGAGCTGTGGAAAGAGTTCAACTCCGTGGGGACGGAGATGATCATCACCAAAGCTGGGAG GCGCATGTTCCCCGCTTGCCGGGTGTCGGTCACCGGCCTGGACCCGGAGGTCCGCTACCTGTTCCTTTTGGATGTGGTGCCAGTGGACGGAGCCCGCTACCGCTGGCAGGGCCGGCGCTGGGAGCCCAGTGGCAAAGCCGAGCCCCGCCTGCCTGACCGAGTCTACATCCACCCTGACTCACCTGCCACCGGGGCCCATTGGATGCGGCAGCCTGTGTCTTTCCATCGGGTCAAGCTCACCAACAGCACACTGGACCCCCATGGCCAT CTGATTCTGCACTCCATGCACAAATACCAGCCCCGAATACACCTGGTGCGGGCCGCCCAGCTATGCAGCCAACACTGGGGGGGCGTTGCCTCCTTCCGCTTCCCCGAGACCACTTTCATCTCTGTGACAGCCTATCAGAACCCACGG ATCACACAACTGAAGATCGCAGCCAACCCCTTTGCCAAGGGCTTCCGAGAGAATGGCAGGAACTGTAAGAG GGAGCGGGACGCCCGTGTGAAGAGGAGACTACGGGGCCCAGAGCCAGTAGCCGCAGAGGCCTATGGGAGTGGAG AGGCACCCGGTGGCCCCTGCGACTCCACACTGGGTGGGGACATTCATGAGTCAGAGCCAGAGCAGgccccagtggccagggaggctgTCCCTGCCCCACTGTGTGGCGGCCCCAGCGCTGAGGCCTACCTCCTGCACCCTGCAGCTTTCCACGGGGCCTCCGGTCACCTTCCCACCAGGCAAGTGAGCAAGAGCACAGGGctgttctggggtgggtggggggcagggctccCTCACTCCTGTTCTAACACTTCTTTCCATTTTAGGAACCCCAGCTTCTCTGAGGCTCCAGACTCTGGGCGCCCAGCTCCCTACTCGGCGGCATTCCTGGAACTGCAGTCAGGGCCGGGGGGCTCAGGATACCCCACAGCTGCACCCCCAGCACCCTTTGCCTCGCACTTTCTCCAGGGGAGTCCCTTCCCCATCCCCTACCCAGGGCCTGGGGGTTACCTGGATGTGGGTTCCAAACCAATGTACTGA
- the PPP4C gene encoding serine/threonine-protein phosphatase 4 catalytic subunit has translation MAEISDLDRQIEQLRRCELIKESEVKALCAKAREILVEESNVQRVDSPVTVCGDIHGQFYDLKELFRVGGDVPETNYLFMGDFVDRGFYSVETFLLLLALKVRYPDRITLIRGNHESRQITQVYGFYDECLRKYGSVTVWRYCTEIFDYLSLSAIIDGKIFCVHGGLSPSIQTLDQIRTIDRKQEVPHDGPMCDLLWSDPEDTTGWGVSPRGAGYLFGSDVVAQFNAANDIDMICRAHQLVMEGYKWHFNETVLTVWSAPNYCYRCGNVAAILELDEHLQKDFIIFEAAPQETRGIPSKKPVADYFL, from the exons ATGGCGGAGATCAGCGACCTGGACCGGCAGATCGAGCAGCTGCGGCGCTGCGAGCTCATCAAAGAGAGCGAGGTCAAGGCCCTGTGCGCCAAGGCGAG AGAGATCTTGGTGGAGGAGAGCAACGTGCAGAGAGTGGACTCTCCAGTCACA GTATGCGGAGACATCCACGGGCAGTTCTATGACCTCAAGGAGCTGTTCAGA GTGGGTGGCGATGTCCCTGAAACCAACTACCTCTTTATGGGGGACTTTGTGGATCGAGGATTCTACAGCGTGGAAACGTTCCTCTTGCTGCTGGCGCTCAAG GTTCGCTATCCTGATCGCATCACCCTGATCCGGGGCAACCACGAGAGCCGCCAGATCACCCAGGTCTATGGCTTCTATGACGAGTGCCTGCGCAAGTACGGCTCGGTAACCGTGTGGCGCTACTGCACAGAGATCTTCGACTACCTCAGCCTGTCGGCCATCATCGATGGCAAG ATCTTCTGTGTGCATGggggcctctctccctctattcaaACCCTGGATCAGATCCGGACAATTGACCGGAAGCAAGAGGTGCCTCATGACGGACCCATGTGTGACCTACTTTGGTCTGACCCTGAAG ACACAACGGGCTGGGGAGTAAGCCCCCGAGGGGCTGGGTACCTGTTTGGCAGCGACGTGGTGGCCCAGTTCAACGCAGCCAATGACATTGACATGATCTGCCGCGCCCACCAGCTGGTGATGGAAGGTTACAAGTGGCACTTCAATGAGACTGTGCTCACAGTGTGGTCAGCGCCCAACTACTGCTACCG CTGCGGGAACGTGGCAGCTATCTTGGAGTTGGATGAGCATCTCCAGAAAGACTTCATCATCTTTGAGGCCGCTCCTCAGGAGACAAGGGGAATCCCCTCCAAGAAGCCTGTGGCCGACTACTTCCTGTGA
- the ALDOA gene encoding fructose-bisphosphate aldolase A isoform X3 translates to MPYQYPALTPEQKKELSDIAHRIVAPGKGILAADESTGSIAKRLQSIGTENTEENRRFYRQLLLTADERVNPCIGGVILFHETLYQKADDGRPFPQVIKSKGGVVGIKVDKGVVPLAGTNGETTTQGLDGLSERCAQYKKDGADFAKWRCVLKIGEHTPSALAIMENANVLARYASICQQNGIVPIVEPEILPDGDHDLKRCQYVTEKVLAAVYKALSDHHIYLEGTLLKPNMVTPGHACTQKFSNEEIAMATVTALRRTVPPAVPGITFLSGGQSEEEASINLNAINKCPLLKPWALTFSYGRALQASALKAWGGKKENLKAAQEEYIKRALANSLACQGKYAPSGQSGAAASESLFVSNHAY, encoded by the exons ATGCCCTACCAGTACCCAGCGCTGACCCCGGAGCAGAAGAAGGAGCTGAGTGACATCGCTCACCGCATCGTGGCTCCGGGCAAGGGCATCCTGGCTGCAGATGAGTCCACCG GGAGCATTGCCAAGCGGCTGCAGTCCATTGGCACCGAGAACACCGAGGAGAACCGCCGCTTCTACCGCCAGCTGCTGCTGACCGCCGACGAGCGGGTCAACCCCTGCATTGGGGGCGTCATCCTCTTCCACGAGACGCTCTACCAGAAGGCAGATGACGGGCGTCCCTTCCCCCAGGTCATCAAATCCAAGGGCGGTGTTGTGGGCATCAAG GTTGACAAGGGCGTGGTACCCCTGGCAGGAACAAACGGTGAAACTACCACCCAAG GGCTGGATGGGCTGTCTGAGCGCTGTGCCCAGTACAAGAAGGACGGAGCTGACTTTGCCAAGTGGCGCTGTGTGCTGAAGATTGGGGAACACACCCCTTCAGCCCTGGCCATCATGGAAAATGCCAATGTTCTGGCCCGTTACGCCAGCATTTGCCAGCAG AATGGCATCGTGCCCATCGTGGAGCCTGAGATCCTCCCCGATGGGGACCATGACTTGAAGCGCTGCCAGTATGTCACTGAGAAG GTGCTGGCCGCTGTCTACAAGGCTCTGAGTGATCACCACATCTATCTGGAAGGCACCTTGCTGAAGCCCAATATGGTGACCCCTGGCCATGCCTGCACCCAGAAGTTTTCTAACGAGGAGATTGCCATGGCAACTGTCACAGCACTGCGCCGCACAGTGCCCCCCGCTGTCCCTG GGATCACCTTCCTGTCTGGAGGACAGAGTGAGGAGGAGGCATCCATCAACCTCAACGCCATCAACAAATGCCCCCTGCTCAAGCCCTGGGCCCTCACCTTCTCCTATGGCCGAGCCCTGCAGGCCTCCGCCCTGAAGGCCTGGGGTGGGAAGAAGGAGAACCTGAAGGCGGCCCAGGAAGAATACATCAAGCGGGCCCTG GCCAACAGCCTTGCCTGCCAGGGGAAGTACGCCCCAAGCGGCCAGTCCGGGGCTGCGGCCAGCGAGTCCCTCTTCGTCTCTAACCACGCCTACTGA
- the ALDOA gene encoding fructose-bisphosphate aldolase A isoform X2, producing the protein MARHKPEGSSFYMTQLSMALAYSFNPDASVQPHPQLGSAQQQKGLGKEQEQAQAGIMPYQYPALTPEQKKELSDIAHRIVAPGKGILAADESTGSIAKRLQSIGTENTEENRRFYRQLLLTADERVNPCIGGVILFHETLYQKADDGRPFPQVIKSKGGVVGIKVDKGVVPLAGTNGETTTQGLDGLSERCAQYKKDGADFAKWRCVLKIGEHTPSALAIMENANVLARYASICQQNGIVPIVEPEILPDGDHDLKRCQYVTEKVLAAVYKALSDHHIYLEGTLLKPNMVTPGHACTQKFSNEEIAMATVTALRRTVPPAVPGITFLSGGQSEEEASINLNAINKCPLLKPWALTFSYGRALQASALKAWGGKKENLKAAQEEYIKRALANSLACQGKYAPSGQSGAAASESLFVSNHAY; encoded by the exons ATGGCAAGGCACAAGCCAGAAGGGTCCAGCTTCTACATGACCCAACTGTCCATGGCTCTGGCTTATTCCTTTAACCCAGATGCCAGTGTGCAGCCCCACCCACAGCTGGGCAGCGCCCAGCAGCAGAAAGGGTTAGGAAAG GAACAGGAACAGGCACAGGCCGGCATCATGCCCTACCAGTACCCAGCGCTGACCCCGGAGCAGAAGAAGGAGCTGAGTGACATCGCTCACCGCATCGTGGCTCCGGGCAAGGGCATCCTGGCTGCAGATGAGTCCACCG GGAGCATTGCCAAGCGGCTGCAGTCCATTGGCACCGAGAACACCGAGGAGAACCGCCGCTTCTACCGCCAGCTGCTGCTGACCGCCGACGAGCGGGTCAACCCCTGCATTGGGGGCGTCATCCTCTTCCACGAGACGCTCTACCAGAAGGCAGATGACGGGCGTCCCTTCCCCCAGGTCATCAAATCCAAGGGCGGTGTTGTGGGCATCAAG GTTGACAAGGGCGTGGTACCCCTGGCAGGAACAAACGGTGAAACTACCACCCAAG GGCTGGATGGGCTGTCTGAGCGCTGTGCCCAGTACAAGAAGGACGGAGCTGACTTTGCCAAGTGGCGCTGTGTGCTGAAGATTGGGGAACACACCCCTTCAGCCCTGGCCATCATGGAAAATGCCAATGTTCTGGCCCGTTACGCCAGCATTTGCCAGCAG AATGGCATCGTGCCCATCGTGGAGCCTGAGATCCTCCCCGATGGGGACCATGACTTGAAGCGCTGCCAGTATGTCACTGAGAAG GTGCTGGCCGCTGTCTACAAGGCTCTGAGTGATCACCACATCTATCTGGAAGGCACCTTGCTGAAGCCCAATATGGTGACCCCTGGCCATGCCTGCACCCAGAAGTTTTCTAACGAGGAGATTGCCATGGCAACTGTCACAGCACTGCGCCGCACAGTGCCCCCCGCTGTCCCTG GGATCACCTTCCTGTCTGGAGGACAGAGTGAGGAGGAGGCATCCATCAACCTCAACGCCATCAACAAATGCCCCCTGCTCAAGCCCTGGGCCCTCACCTTCTCCTATGGCCGAGCCCTGCAGGCCTCCGCCCTGAAGGCCTGGGGTGGGAAGAAGGAGAACCTGAAGGCGGCCCAGGAAGAATACATCAAGCGGGCCCTG GCCAACAGCCTTGCCTGCCAGGGGAAGTACGCCCCAAGCGGCCAGTCCGGGGCTGCGGCCAGCGAGTCCCTCTTCGTCTCTAACCACGCCTACTGA
- the ALDOA gene encoding fructose-bisphosphate aldolase A isoform X1 — MARHKPEGSSFYMTQLSMALAYSFNPDASVQPHPQLGSAQQQKGLGKAQEQEQAQAGIMPYQYPALTPEQKKELSDIAHRIVAPGKGILAADESTGSIAKRLQSIGTENTEENRRFYRQLLLTADERVNPCIGGVILFHETLYQKADDGRPFPQVIKSKGGVVGIKVDKGVVPLAGTNGETTTQGLDGLSERCAQYKKDGADFAKWRCVLKIGEHTPSALAIMENANVLARYASICQQNGIVPIVEPEILPDGDHDLKRCQYVTEKVLAAVYKALSDHHIYLEGTLLKPNMVTPGHACTQKFSNEEIAMATVTALRRTVPPAVPGITFLSGGQSEEEASINLNAINKCPLLKPWALTFSYGRALQASALKAWGGKKENLKAAQEEYIKRALANSLACQGKYAPSGQSGAAASESLFVSNHAY; from the exons ATGGCAAGGCACAAGCCAGAAGGGTCCAGCTTCTACATGACCCAACTGTCCATGGCTCTGGCTTATTCCTTTAACCCAGATGCCAGTGTGCAGCCCCACCCACAGCTGGGCAGCGCCCAGCAGCAGAAAGGGTTAGGAAAG GCACAGGAACAGGAACAGGCACAGGCCGGCATCATGCCCTACCAGTACCCAGCGCTGACCCCGGAGCAGAAGAAGGAGCTGAGTGACATCGCTCACCGCATCGTGGCTCCGGGCAAGGGCATCCTGGCTGCAGATGAGTCCACCG GGAGCATTGCCAAGCGGCTGCAGTCCATTGGCACCGAGAACACCGAGGAGAACCGCCGCTTCTACCGCCAGCTGCTGCTGACCGCCGACGAGCGGGTCAACCCCTGCATTGGGGGCGTCATCCTCTTCCACGAGACGCTCTACCAGAAGGCAGATGACGGGCGTCCCTTCCCCCAGGTCATCAAATCCAAGGGCGGTGTTGTGGGCATCAAG GTTGACAAGGGCGTGGTACCCCTGGCAGGAACAAACGGTGAAACTACCACCCAAG GGCTGGATGGGCTGTCTGAGCGCTGTGCCCAGTACAAGAAGGACGGAGCTGACTTTGCCAAGTGGCGCTGTGTGCTGAAGATTGGGGAACACACCCCTTCAGCCCTGGCCATCATGGAAAATGCCAATGTTCTGGCCCGTTACGCCAGCATTTGCCAGCAG AATGGCATCGTGCCCATCGTGGAGCCTGAGATCCTCCCCGATGGGGACCATGACTTGAAGCGCTGCCAGTATGTCACTGAGAAG GTGCTGGCCGCTGTCTACAAGGCTCTGAGTGATCACCACATCTATCTGGAAGGCACCTTGCTGAAGCCCAATATGGTGACCCCTGGCCATGCCTGCACCCAGAAGTTTTCTAACGAGGAGATTGCCATGGCAACTGTCACAGCACTGCGCCGCACAGTGCCCCCCGCTGTCCCTG GGATCACCTTCCTGTCTGGAGGACAGAGTGAGGAGGAGGCATCCATCAACCTCAACGCCATCAACAAATGCCCCCTGCTCAAGCCCTGGGCCCTCACCTTCTCCTATGGCCGAGCCCTGCAGGCCTCCGCCCTGAAGGCCTGGGGTGGGAAGAAGGAGAACCTGAAGGCGGCCCAGGAAGAATACATCAAGCGGGCCCTG GCCAACAGCCTTGCCTGCCAGGGGAAGTACGCCCCAAGCGGCCAGTCCGGGGCTGCGGCCAGCGAGTCCCTCTTCGTCTCTAACCACGCCTACTGA